In one window of Tachypleus tridentatus isolate NWPU-2018 chromosome 2, ASM421037v1, whole genome shotgun sequence DNA:
- the LOC143244282 gene encoding inhibitory POU protein-like encodes MSAMNSKQHMVLPSHINTGTGTCFPTYRSSDHMRRHCMGNPPTYQELRPAVPSLQGNFFPGLDDSLMGRAEALAAVDISKCGPTISTGLPLKHDMMYAHHAGMGGGHAGSTSRVHPSQMGHPGMDTMDLLEPLCPNSLPPLTLTAETNAVSSHAHPQLHGPIYSHSMNGMMNGHPALAPHHAMAMHDTDTDPRELEAFAERFKQRRIKLGVTQADVGKALANLKLPGVGSLSQSTICRFESLTLSHNNMVALKPILQAWLEAAESQARSKRRDPESPGVLPNGEKKRKRTSIAAPEKRSLEAYFAVQPRPSGEKIAAIAEKLDLKKNVVRVWFCNQRQKQKRMKYSASQL; translated from the exons ATGTCCGCCATGAACAGCAAACAGCACATGGTTTTGCCTTCTCATATCAACACTGGCACCGGGACTTGTTTCCCAACATACAGGTCTTCGGACCACATGAGACGGCATTGCATGGGTAATCCGCCG ACTTACCAAGAGCTTCGGCCGGCAGTACCATCATTACAAGGCAACTTCTTTCCTGGCTTGGATGACAGCCTGATGGGCCGGGCAGAAGCTCTTGCCGCCGTGGATATCAGCAAGTGCGGCCCCACAATTAGCACAGGACTACCTCTAAAGCATGACATGATGTACGCCCACCATGCTGGGATGGGGGGCGGACACGCTGGTTCTACTAGTCGGGTCCATCCCTCTCAAATGGGGCATCCCGGTATGGACACGATGGATCTGCTGGAGCCACTGTGTCCCAATTCCCTCCCGCCACTGACCCTAACCGCTGAAACTAACGCTGTCAGCTCTCACGCTCATCCACAGCTCCATGGCCCCATCTATTCACACAGCATGAACGGTATGATGAATGGTCACCCAGCGCTAGCTCCACACCACGCTATGGCCATGCACGACACCGACACGGACCCACGCGAATTGGAAGCTTTTGCAGAACGATTCAAGCAACGACGGATCAAGCTTGGGGTAACCCAAGCCGACGTGGGAAAGGCGCTTGCGAACTTGAAACTGCCTGGTGTCGGCTCCTTGTCGCAGAGTACAATTTGTAGGTTTGAGTCCCTCACATTGTCTCACAACAACATGGTCGCACTCAAGCCCATTCTGCAAGCTTGGTTGGAAGCAGCAGAATCTCAGGCACGAAGCAAACGCCGCGATCCAGAATCACCGGGGGTCTTGCCGAATGGAGAGAAGAAACGAAAACGGACGTCTATTGCTGCTCCTGAAAAGAGATCGTTGGAAGCCTACTTCGCTGTGCAGCCTCGACCGTCCGGCGAGAAGATCGCTGCTATCGCCGAGAAGCTGGACCTGAAGAAAAATGTGGTTCGTGTGTGGTTTTGTAACCAGAGACAGAAACAGAAACGAATGAAATATTCAGCTAGTCAACTTTAg